A genomic window from Triticum urartu cultivar G1812 chromosome 7, Tu2.1, whole genome shotgun sequence includes:
- the LOC125525659 gene encoding protein NTM1-like 9 isoform X2, producing MTVMELKALPLGFRFHPTDEELVRHYLKGKITGQIKNEVEVIPEIDVCKCEPWDLPDKALIRSEDPEWFFFAPKDRKYPNGSRSNRATEAGYWKATGKDRVIKSKGEKKKQHMIGMKKTLVFHRGRAPKGERTGWIMHEYRTTEPEFESGEQGGYVLYRLFQKQLEKTERSIPEEMDRSGYSPTPSRSTPDNMEANEEAITLINKESPESGLHGCPIELPGTIDTPGTPVTRWLADRNGNSGIDEANVLGMPSHGNVDESPKADMSVGSLAHLIDSQTENLGSHEFATVSAPMLSHEDLDKLLLQLPHNSVEDFLNETIADPDEHSSTAYKVQYDADTCFMQAQGELLYDGPNWFGNFLSDDTNPQQSGLYENAALLPYGTNPDVLSMDSGDESLQDLFNSMDDSSGQNDVWSNGFGFNPMHQQLQSTVHPNYIFSQQGIAPRRLRLLRLLDSSSDVNVESRECMTRDEHEGEESDIVTSKCTSESVESSADVDDSESTGVTIMTRRRALTRSVPSDCDDAQSTGITIMARRPAPSSNMPSDEADAEATGIDIMSRHTAPSSSTDSSFNTEQGTAVRRLRLQSNLDAGSCSSVDGSSSCIIEHGSENEGLEAEIEEHVDTNFPDDAGNSHADEQMYMPDHEANSGMRLRKTAEKSDKESKQECGLQSHVRAPRKRGGFAARMILPVLSVALLVLVSVGIYGWA from the exons ATGACGGTGATGGAGCTCAAGGCGCTACCGCTCGGTTTCCGGTTCCACCCCACCGACGAGGAGCTCGTCAGGCACTACCTCAAGGGGAAGATCACGGGGCAGATCAAGAACGAGGTCGAGGTGATCCCGGAGATCGACGTCTGCAAGTGCGAGCCGTGGGACCTCCCAG ATAAAGCTTTGATCCGCTCGGAGGATCCAGAGTGGTTCTTCTTTGCACCCAAGGACCGCAAGTACCCCAATGGAAGCAGGTCAAACAGGGCGACGGAGGCTGGGTACTGGAAGGCGACAGGGAAGGACAGGGTCATCAAGTCCAAGGGCGAGAAGAAGAAGCAGCATATGATTGGCATGAAGAAGACCCTTGTGTTCCACCGAGGACGTGCCCCGAAAGGGGAGCGCACTGGTTGGATTATGCACGAGTACCGCACCACCGAGCCAGAGTTTGAGTCTGGCGAGCAG GGTGGTTATGTTCTCTACCGCCTATTTCAAAAGCAATTGGAGAAAACTGAGCGCTCCATTCCAGAGGAAATGGATAGAAGTGGCTACTCTCCCACTCCATCTCGTTCAACTCCTGACAACATGGAAGCAAACGAGGAAGCTATCACACTCATAAATAAGGAATCTCCTGAATCTGGTCTGCATGGATGTCCAATTGAGTTGCCAGGTACAATTGATACTCCGGGCACACCGGTTACAAGGTGGCTTGCAGACCGAAATGGAAATTCGGGGATAGATGAAGCAAATGTTTTAGGCATGCCTTCTCATGGTAATGTCGATGAAAGTCCCAAG GCTGATATGTCGGTTGGCTCTTTGGCTCACCTAATTGATTCACAGACGGAAAATCTCGGGTCTCATGAATTTGCAACCGTTTCTGCCCCCATGTTATCGCATGAGGATTTGGACAAGCTTCTACTTCAGTTACCTCATAATTCAGTGGAAGATTTCTTGAATGAAACAATTGCTGATCCGGATGAGCATTCATCAACTGCATATAAAGTTCAGTATGATGCAGACACTTGTTTTATGCAG GCTCAGGGTGAGTTGCTATATGATGGTCCAAACTGGTTCGGTAATTTTCTGTCAGATGACACAAATCCACAACAAAGTGGATTATATGAGAATGCAGCATTGCTTCCTTATGGCACTAATCCGGATGTACTTTCCATGGACTCCGGCGATGAGTCCTTGCAAGATTTGTTCAATAGCATGGACGATTCAAGTGGGCAGAATGATGTATGGAGCAACGGATTTGGATTTAATCCCATGCATCAGCAGTTACAGTCTACTGTGCATCCGAACTATATATTTTCTCAACAGGGCATTGCACCGAGGAGGCTTCGGCTGCTTCGGCTACTGGATTCATCGTCTGATGTCAATGTTGAGAGTAGAGAGTGCATGACCAGAGATGAACATGAAGGTGAAGAGTCAGATATTGTAACTTCGAAGTGTACGAGTGAATCTGTTGAGTCATCTGCAGATGTAGATGATTCTGAGTCAACCGGGGTTACTATTATGACCCGGCGCCGTGCTCTAACTAGAAGTGTGCCTTCCGACTGTGATGATGCTCAATCAACGGGGATTACAATTATGGCCCGGCGCCCTGCTCCAAGTTCAAATATGCCTTCCGATGAAGCTGATGCTGAGGCAACAGGGATTGATATTATGAGCCGACACACAGCTCCAAGTTCAAGCACAGATAGCTCATTTAACACCGAACAAGGGACTGCAGTGCGAAGGTTACGGCTACAATCGAACCTTGATGCAGGATCATGTTCCAGTGTTGATGGTTCGTCAAGTTGCATTATAGAACATGGAAGTGAAAACGAAGGCCTGGAAGCTGAG ATTGAAGAGCATGTGGACACAAACTTCCCTGATGACGCTGGCAACAGTCATGCTGATGAGCAAATGTACATGCCTGATCATG AAGCTAATTCTGGCATGAGGCTGCGGAAGACGGCAGAGAAAAGCGACAAGGAGAGCAAGCAGGAGTGTGGTCTACAGTCACATGTGAGAGCACCAAGGAAGAGGGGAGGCTTCGCAGCACGCATGATCTTGCCAGTTCTATCGGTGGCTCTTCTCGTCCTTGTCAGCGTTGGGATCTATGGATGGGCATAA
- the LOC125525659 gene encoding protein NTM1-like 9 isoform X1: MTVMELKALPLGFRFHPTDEELVRHYLKGKITGQIKNEVEVIPEIDVCKCEPWDLPDKALIRSEDPEWFFFAPKDRKYPNGSRSNRATEAGYWKATGKDRVIKSKGEKKKQHMIGMKKTLVFHRGRAPKGERTGWIMHEYRTTEPEFESGEQGGYVLYRLFQKQLEKTERSIPEEMDRSGYSPTPSRSTPDNMEANEEAITLINKESPESGLHGCPIELPGTIDTPGTPVTRWLADRNGNSGIDEANVLGMPSHGNVDESPKQADMSVGSLAHLIDSQTENLGSHEFATVSAPMLSHEDLDKLLLQLPHNSVEDFLNETIADPDEHSSTAYKVQYDADTCFMQAQGELLYDGPNWFGNFLSDDTNPQQSGLYENAALLPYGTNPDVLSMDSGDESLQDLFNSMDDSSGQNDVWSNGFGFNPMHQQLQSTVHPNYIFSQQGIAPRRLRLLRLLDSSSDVNVESRECMTRDEHEGEESDIVTSKCTSESVESSADVDDSESTGVTIMTRRRALTRSVPSDCDDAQSTGITIMARRPAPSSNMPSDEADAEATGIDIMSRHTAPSSSTDSSFNTEQGTAVRRLRLQSNLDAGSCSSVDGSSSCIIEHGSENEGLEAEIEEHVDTNFPDDAGNSHADEQMYMPDHEANSGMRLRKTAEKSDKESKQECGLQSHVRAPRKRGGFAARMILPVLSVALLVLVSVGIYGWA, from the exons ATGACGGTGATGGAGCTCAAGGCGCTACCGCTCGGTTTCCGGTTCCACCCCACCGACGAGGAGCTCGTCAGGCACTACCTCAAGGGGAAGATCACGGGGCAGATCAAGAACGAGGTCGAGGTGATCCCGGAGATCGACGTCTGCAAGTGCGAGCCGTGGGACCTCCCAG ATAAAGCTTTGATCCGCTCGGAGGATCCAGAGTGGTTCTTCTTTGCACCCAAGGACCGCAAGTACCCCAATGGAAGCAGGTCAAACAGGGCGACGGAGGCTGGGTACTGGAAGGCGACAGGGAAGGACAGGGTCATCAAGTCCAAGGGCGAGAAGAAGAAGCAGCATATGATTGGCATGAAGAAGACCCTTGTGTTCCACCGAGGACGTGCCCCGAAAGGGGAGCGCACTGGTTGGATTATGCACGAGTACCGCACCACCGAGCCAGAGTTTGAGTCTGGCGAGCAG GGTGGTTATGTTCTCTACCGCCTATTTCAAAAGCAATTGGAGAAAACTGAGCGCTCCATTCCAGAGGAAATGGATAGAAGTGGCTACTCTCCCACTCCATCTCGTTCAACTCCTGACAACATGGAAGCAAACGAGGAAGCTATCACACTCATAAATAAGGAATCTCCTGAATCTGGTCTGCATGGATGTCCAATTGAGTTGCCAGGTACAATTGATACTCCGGGCACACCGGTTACAAGGTGGCTTGCAGACCGAAATGGAAATTCGGGGATAGATGAAGCAAATGTTTTAGGCATGCCTTCTCATGGTAATGTCGATGAAAGTCCCAAG CAGGCTGATATGTCGGTTGGCTCTTTGGCTCACCTAATTGATTCACAGACGGAAAATCTCGGGTCTCATGAATTTGCAACCGTTTCTGCCCCCATGTTATCGCATGAGGATTTGGACAAGCTTCTACTTCAGTTACCTCATAATTCAGTGGAAGATTTCTTGAATGAAACAATTGCTGATCCGGATGAGCATTCATCAACTGCATATAAAGTTCAGTATGATGCAGACACTTGTTTTATGCAG GCTCAGGGTGAGTTGCTATATGATGGTCCAAACTGGTTCGGTAATTTTCTGTCAGATGACACAAATCCACAACAAAGTGGATTATATGAGAATGCAGCATTGCTTCCTTATGGCACTAATCCGGATGTACTTTCCATGGACTCCGGCGATGAGTCCTTGCAAGATTTGTTCAATAGCATGGACGATTCAAGTGGGCAGAATGATGTATGGAGCAACGGATTTGGATTTAATCCCATGCATCAGCAGTTACAGTCTACTGTGCATCCGAACTATATATTTTCTCAACAGGGCATTGCACCGAGGAGGCTTCGGCTGCTTCGGCTACTGGATTCATCGTCTGATGTCAATGTTGAGAGTAGAGAGTGCATGACCAGAGATGAACATGAAGGTGAAGAGTCAGATATTGTAACTTCGAAGTGTACGAGTGAATCTGTTGAGTCATCTGCAGATGTAGATGATTCTGAGTCAACCGGGGTTACTATTATGACCCGGCGCCGTGCTCTAACTAGAAGTGTGCCTTCCGACTGTGATGATGCTCAATCAACGGGGATTACAATTATGGCCCGGCGCCCTGCTCCAAGTTCAAATATGCCTTCCGATGAAGCTGATGCTGAGGCAACAGGGATTGATATTATGAGCCGACACACAGCTCCAAGTTCAAGCACAGATAGCTCATTTAACACCGAACAAGGGACTGCAGTGCGAAGGTTACGGCTACAATCGAACCTTGATGCAGGATCATGTTCCAGTGTTGATGGTTCGTCAAGTTGCATTATAGAACATGGAAGTGAAAACGAAGGCCTGGAAGCTGAG ATTGAAGAGCATGTGGACACAAACTTCCCTGATGACGCTGGCAACAGTCATGCTGATGAGCAAATGTACATGCCTGATCATG AAGCTAATTCTGGCATGAGGCTGCGGAAGACGGCAGAGAAAAGCGACAAGGAGAGCAAGCAGGAGTGTGGTCTACAGTCACATGTGAGAGCACCAAGGAAGAGGGGAGGCTTCGCAGCACGCATGATCTTGCCAGTTCTATCGGTGGCTCTTCTCGTCCTTGTCAGCGTTGGGATCTATGGATGGGCATAA